The following coding sequences lie in one Calidithermus timidus DSM 17022 genomic window:
- a CDS encoding aldo/keto reductase: MKRRKLGRSGLEVSAIGLGCMTMTGGYSVSPERREMIALIRKAVELGVTFFDTAEVYGPFLNEELLGEALQPFRGQVVIATKFGFQYDKDGRPSPANGLDSRPEQIRRAVEGSLKRLRVEAIDLLYQHRVDPKVPIEDVAGTVKELIEEGKVKHFGLSEAGPQTLRRAHAECPVSAVQYEYSLWWRKPEAEILPICEELGIGFVPYSPLGKGFLTGAIDESTSFAPSDLRSRIPRFSPEARQTNRALVDLLQRMAEQKGATPAQIALAWLLAQKPWIVPIPGTTKLHRLQENIGAVGLELSAEDLQALEEASTQVVGERYPEELERMTYVEAPPKGGIA, from the coding sequence ATGAAAAGGCGGAAACTCGGCCGTAGCGGCTTGGAAGTCTCGGCCATCGGACTGGGCTGCATGACCATGACGGGGGGCTACAGCGTCTCGCCGGAGCGGCGGGAAATGATCGCCCTGATCCGTAAAGCCGTGGAGTTAGGGGTAACCTTCTTTGACACCGCTGAGGTCTACGGCCCCTTTCTAAACGAAGAGCTTTTGGGCGAGGCGCTGCAGCCTTTTAGGGGACAAGTGGTCATCGCTACCAAGTTCGGTTTCCAATACGATAAAGATGGTCGCCCAAGCCCCGCCAACGGTTTAGATAGTCGCCCTGAGCAGATTAGGCGAGCGGTGGAAGGTTCTCTCAAGCGCCTGCGGGTGGAGGCCATAGACCTCCTTTATCAGCACCGCGTCGACCCCAAGGTGCCTATTGAAGATGTGGCGGGCACGGTCAAGGAGCTGATAGAAGAGGGGAAGGTGAAGCATTTCGGCCTTTCCGAGGCGGGCCCCCAGACGCTCCGTCGGGCCCATGCTGAGTGCCCGGTAAGCGCGGTGCAGTACGAGTATTCGCTTTGGTGGCGCAAGCCGGAGGCAGAGATTTTGCCCATTTGTGAAGAGTTGGGTATCGGCTTCGTTCCCTATAGCCCACTGGGCAAAGGCTTTCTGACCGGGGCGATTGACGAAAGCACCTCGTTTGCCCCTTCTGACCTTAGGAGCCGGATTCCACGTTTTAGCCCAGAGGCACGCCAAACCAACCGAGCCTTGGTGGACCTGCTGCAACGCATGGCCGAGCAGAAAGGGGCCACCCCGGCACAGATTGCCCTTGCGTGGTTGCTGGCGCAGAAGCCCTGGATTGTGCCGATTCCGGGCACAACTAAGCTTCACCGCCTTCAGGAGAATATCGGGGCAGTTGGCTTGGAGCTCTCAGCGGAGGACCTACAAGCCTTAGAGGAAGCCTCCACTCAGGTCGTGGGCGAGCGCTACCCCGAAGAGTTGGAGCGGATGACCTACGTGGAAGCACCGCCTAAAGGTGGGATCGCTTAA
- a CDS encoding aldo/keto reductase: MPVHKATLHNGVEMPILGFGTFQITDLEVCERAVSHALAVGYRLIDTAAAYQNEEAVGRAIRKSGLPREDLFVVTKLWIQDASYERAKIAFERSLKRLGLDYLDLYLIHQPYGDVHGTWRAMEELYHEGRVRAIGVSNFHPDRLMDLILHHEVVPAVNQVETHPFYQQGPTQRFLLEHGVQHMAWAPFAEGRNNLFQNPLLRSLAEKHGKSVAQVVLRWLLQRGIIAIPKSARPERIEENFSVFDFELTPADMDAIALLDTGSSLFLDHRDPSTVQRLCQYRLPD, encoded by the coding sequence ATGCCCGTGCACAAGGCAACACTCCACAACGGTGTAGAGATGCCCATTTTGGGTTTCGGAACATTCCAGATCACGGATTTGGAGGTATGTGAGCGGGCGGTTTCCCACGCCCTGGCGGTGGGTTACCGATTGATTGACACCGCGGCGGCTTACCAGAACGAAGAAGCGGTGGGCCGGGCCATTCGTAAAAGCGGCCTTCCCCGAGAGGACCTCTTCGTCGTGACCAAGTTGTGGATTCAGGATGCCAGCTATGAGCGAGCCAAAATCGCCTTTGAACGCTCTCTGAAGCGCCTCGGTCTGGACTACTTGGACCTCTACTTAATCCATCAGCCTTACGGCGATGTCCACGGAACCTGGCGGGCAATGGAAGAGCTTTACCACGAGGGGCGCGTGAGGGCCATCGGCGTCAGCAACTTTCATCCGGATCGCTTGATGGACCTCATCTTGCATCACGAGGTGGTGCCTGCCGTCAACCAAGTGGAAACCCATCCCTTTTACCAGCAGGGGCCCACCCAGCGATTTTTGCTGGAACACGGCGTGCAGCACATGGCCTGGGCTCCTTTTGCCGAAGGGAGGAACAACCTCTTCCAAAACCCCCTTCTGCGTTCCCTAGCAGAAAAGCATGGAAAGTCCGTGGCTCAAGTAGTCTTGCGCTGGCTGCTTCAACGTGGGATCATCGCGATCCCCAAATCTGCACGTCCGGAGCGCATAGAGGAAAACTTTAGCGTGTTTGACTTTGAGCTAACGCCGGCTGATATGGATGCCATCGCTCTTTTGGATACGGGGAGCAGCCTTTTTTTAGATCACCGTGACCCAAGCACTGTGCAGCGGCTGTGCCAGTATCGGCTTCCAGACTAA
- a CDS encoding zinc-binding dehydrogenase — MGTGHHAAVTARVAPGKTVAVIGDGAVGLCGVLAARRLGAERLILLGHHPDRLDLGRAFGATDVVTERGEAAVERVRELTRGLGTHSVLECVGTQEAVEMAVEMVRPGGAIGRVGVPHHAGIPATPTFFKNAVVAGGPAPTRAYMPELVTDVLEGRIQPGHVFDLTLPLDQVAEGYRAMDERRAIKVLLEP; from the coding sequence ATGGGCACCGGCCATCACGCGGCGGTAACGGCTCGTGTGGCTCCCGGAAAGACCGTCGCGGTGATTGGTGATGGCGCTGTGGGACTATGTGGTGTGCTGGCGGCTCGCCGCCTAGGGGCAGAGCGACTCATCCTGCTCGGACACCACCCCGACCGCCTCGACCTAGGACGGGCCTTTGGAGCTACCGATGTGGTTACCGAGCGCGGCGAGGCCGCGGTTGAGCGTGTGCGGGAGCTTACCAGGGGCCTTGGAACCCATTCCGTTCTGGAGTGCGTAGGCACCCAAGAGGCCGTGGAAATGGCTGTGGAGATGGTGCGGCCGGGCGGGGCCATCGGGCGGGTTGGTGTACCACACCATGCAGGCATACCTGCCACCCCTACCTTCTTTAAAAACGCAGTGGTGGCAGGCGGGCCAGCCCCCACGCGGGCCTACATGCCTGAGCTGGTGACGGATGTGCTAGAAGGGCGTATCCAGCCTGGCCACGTTTTTGACCTAACCCTGCCCTTGGACCAAGTGGCGGAAGGTTACCGAGCCATGGACGAACGCCGGGCCATCAAGGTGCTGTTGGAACCCTAA
- a CDS encoding AraC family transcriptional regulator yields the protein MLVGSKAQVDSLVERLSRYAKEDGSFPLPLPGVYVYRNSQRESEVRPALYEPAVCLVAQGAKAVFYGQEMVRYDPAHVLISALDLPLKAQVLEASPTRPFLCLKLVLDPVEVAELAARVYPEGVSPGEAHPIFVGKTTPALLDAALRFLKALEEPSEQKLLAPLYRQELLIRLLQEIPALARLSLLDPHLRRVARAANYIRAHFREPLDVRALSQLAHMSESAFYEHFKRVTSLTPLQYQKALRLQEARKLLLDGLSVAQVAREVGYASLSQFAREYRRFFGAPPSRDSARLREQGGLVGSQAG from the coding sequence GTGTTGGTCGGCAGCAAGGCTCAGGTGGATAGCCTGGTGGAAAGGCTTTCTCGCTATGCAAAGGAAGATGGCAGTTTCCCCTTACCTTTGCCCGGGGTCTACGTGTACCGGAACTCCCAGCGGGAATCCGAGGTCCGGCCGGCGCTGTACGAGCCCGCGGTTTGCCTGGTGGCCCAGGGAGCCAAGGCGGTCTTCTATGGGCAGGAGATGGTGCGATACGACCCGGCCCACGTCCTCATCAGCGCGCTAGACCTGCCCCTCAAAGCCCAGGTTCTCGAGGCTTCCCCTACGCGACCTTTCCTCTGCTTGAAGCTCGTTCTGGATCCCGTGGAGGTGGCGGAACTGGCGGCCAGGGTTTACCCAGAAGGAGTTTCCCCTGGCGAAGCGCATCCGATCTTCGTAGGAAAGACCACCCCTGCCCTTCTAGACGCCGCCTTGCGGTTTTTAAAGGCGTTAGAGGAGCCCAGCGAACAAAAGCTTCTGGCCCCCCTCTACCGGCAGGAGCTGCTTATCCGCCTCCTGCAAGAAATCCCCGCTTTGGCCCGGCTCAGCCTTTTGGACCCCCACTTGCGCCGCGTTGCTCGGGCTGCAAACTACATCCGAGCCCACTTCCGTGAGCCCCTGGATGTGCGGGCTCTGAGTCAGCTGGCCCACATGAGCGAAAGCGCTTTTTACGAGCACTTTAAGCGCGTAACCTCCCTAACCCCGTTGCAGTACCAGAAAGCCTTGCGCCTGCAGGAAGCGCGAAAGCTTCTCTTGGATGGACTTTCTGTGGCGCAAGTGGCGCGGGAGGTGGGCTACGCCAGCCTCTCCCAGTTTGCTCGAGAATACCGCCGTTTCTTCGGTGCGCCCCCCTCCAGGGATAGCGCCAGGCTGCGGGAGCAAGGTGGGCTGGTTGGCTCGCAGGCTGGATGA
- the ppsA gene encoding phosphoenolpyruvate synthase, with protein sequence MAYIRWFDTLSMKDLEHVGGKNASIGEMIAKLSQAGVRVPGGFATTALAFREFLAHNRLEERIRKALEGLNIDDVDELARVGAQIRAAVEAAELPKDLEVAIVDAYIRLQRQSGADFSVAVRSSATAEDLPEASFAGQQETFLNVKGVDSVLLHIKKVFASLYNDRAIAYRVHHGFAHEEVALSAGVQRMVRADLGASGVAFTLDTESGFREAIFITSSWGLGEMLVQGAVNPDEFYVYKPGLRAGKKAILQRSLGSKLQKMVYGENGVVTVETSPEERRRFSLSDAEVTELARQALLIEEHYGRPMDIEWAKDGLDGQIYILQARPETVQSRSGRVIERFSMSEGAEILVTGRAVGSRIGIGPVRVIHSPKEMNRVQPGDVLVADMTDPDWEPVMKRAAAIVTNRGGRTCHAAIVARELGIPAVVGTSEATRVLQDGATVTVSCAEGDTGRVYAGAPKFELQRIELDKMPEIPVKIMMNVASPERAFSFANLPNAGVGLARLEFIINNVIGIHPKALLDYERLEPALKAEIERRSAGYASPADFFREKLAEGVAMIAAAFAPHPVIVRLSDFKSNEYAHLLGGSLYEPKEENPMIGFRGASRYRSADFAEAFALECQALKKVRDEFGLTNVWIMVPFVRTVGEARQVIEVLKSHGLERGQDGLKLIMMCEVPSNAILAEQFLELFDGFSIGSNDLTQLTLALDRDSGLVAELFDEQDEAVKFLLARAIGAAKKMGKYIGICGQGPSDHPEFALWLVEQGIESISLNPDSVLETWLYLAEKQREKVSG encoded by the coding sequence ATGGCCTACATTCGCTGGTTCGACACCCTCAGCATGAAAGACCTCGAGCACGTAGGGGGCAAGAACGCCTCCATCGGGGAAATGATCGCCAAGCTCTCCCAGGCCGGGGTAAGGGTGCCGGGCGGCTTCGCCACCACCGCGCTGGCTTTCCGGGAATTCCTGGCCCACAACCGCCTCGAGGAGCGCATCCGCAAAGCCCTAGAAGGTCTGAACATCGACGACGTGGACGAGCTAGCCCGCGTAGGCGCGCAGATCCGAGCTGCCGTAGAGGCCGCTGAGCTACCCAAAGACCTCGAGGTAGCCATCGTAGACGCCTATATCCGCCTTCAGCGCCAGTCCGGCGCTGATTTTTCCGTCGCGGTGCGTTCTTCGGCCACCGCCGAGGACCTGCCCGAGGCCAGCTTTGCCGGTCAGCAGGAGACCTTCTTGAACGTCAAGGGCGTGGATAGCGTCCTGCTGCATATAAAGAAGGTCTTTGCCTCGCTGTACAACGACCGGGCCATCGCCTACCGGGTCCACCACGGCTTCGCCCACGAAGAGGTGGCGCTTTCGGCGGGGGTGCAGCGCATGGTGCGCGCGGATTTGGGCGCGAGCGGCGTGGCCTTCACCCTCGACACCGAATCGGGCTTCCGCGAGGCGATCTTCATCACCTCGAGCTGGGGCCTGGGTGAGATGTTGGTGCAGGGCGCGGTCAATCCCGACGAGTTCTACGTCTACAAGCCGGGGTTGCGCGCGGGCAAAAAGGCCATCCTCCAGCGCAGCCTGGGCAGCAAGCTACAGAAGATGGTCTACGGCGAAAATGGCGTGGTAACGGTGGAGACCTCCCCCGAGGAGCGCCGCCGCTTCTCGCTGTCCGACGCCGAGGTGACCGAGTTGGCCCGCCAGGCCCTCTTAATCGAGGAGCACTACGGCCGCCCCATGGACATCGAGTGGGCCAAGGACGGCCTGGACGGGCAGATCTACATCCTGCAGGCCAGGCCCGAGACGGTGCAAAGCCGCAGCGGGCGGGTCATCGAGCGCTTCAGCATGAGCGAGGGGGCCGAAATCCTGGTCACGGGCCGCGCGGTGGGCTCGCGCATCGGGATAGGCCCCGTGCGGGTGATCCACTCGCCCAAGGAGATGAACCGCGTGCAGCCGGGCGACGTGCTGGTGGCCGACATGACCGACCCCGACTGGGAGCCGGTGATGAAGCGGGCCGCGGCCATCGTAACCAACCGGGGCGGGCGCACCTGCCACGCGGCCATCGTGGCCCGCGAACTGGGCATCCCGGCGGTGGTGGGCACCAGCGAGGCCACCCGCGTGCTGCAAGACGGCGCCACCGTGACGGTCTCCTGCGCCGAGGGCGACACCGGGCGGGTCTATGCCGGGGCGCCGAAGTTCGAGCTCCAGCGCATCGAGCTCGACAAGATGCCCGAGATCCCGGTCAAGATCATGATGAACGTCGCCAGCCCCGAGCGGGCCTTCAGCTTCGCCAACCTGCCCAACGCCGGGGTGGGGTTGGCGCGCCTGGAGTTCATCATCAACAACGTCATCGGCATCCATCCCAAGGCCCTGCTGGACTACGAGCGCCTCGAGCCCGCGCTCAAGGCCGAGATCGAGCGGCGCAGCGCCGGCTACGCCTCCCCCGCCGACTTCTTCCGCGAAAAGCTGGCCGAGGGTGTGGCCATGATCGCCGCCGCCTTCGCGCCCCACCCCGTGATCGTGCGCCTATCGGACTTCAAGTCCAACGAGTACGCCCACCTCCTGGGCGGCAGCCTCTACGAGCCCAAGGAAGAAAACCCCATGATCGGCTTCCGGGGCGCCTCACGCTACCGCAGCGCCGATTTTGCTGAAGCTTTCGCGCTCGAGTGCCAGGCACTCAAAAAAGTACGGGACGAGTTCGGTCTGACCAACGTATGGATCATGGTCCCCTTCGTACGCACCGTAGGTGAGGCACGGCAGGTGATCGAGGTCCTGAAGTCCCACGGCCTCGAGCGCGGCCAAGACGGCCTGAAGCTCATCATGATGTGCGAGGTACCCTCCAACGCCATCCTGGCCGAGCAGTTCCTGGAGCTCTTCGACGGATTTTCCATCGGCTCCAACGACCTCACCCAGCTCACTTTGGCCCTCGACCGCGACTCGGGGCTGGTAGCCGAGCTCTTCGATGAACAGGACGAGGCGGTGAAGTTCCTGCTCGCTCGCGCCATCGGGGCGGCCAAGAAGATGGGCAAGTACATCGGCATCTGCGGCCAGGGCCCCTCCGACCACCCCGAGTTCGCGCTGTGGCTGGTAGAGCAGGGCATCGAGAGCATCTCGCTCAACCCCGACAGCGTGCTCGAGACCTGGCTCTACCTAGCCGAGAAGCAACGGGAAAAGGTGAGCGGCTAA
- a CDS encoding pyruvate, water dikinase regulatory protein, with amino-acid sequence MDQRSRAVFIVSDHTGLTAEAVARSLLAHFEGVRFEYLTRPFTDTEAEVQAVVEEINERYRSGGVRPILFTTLTNPRLLAQLETAPALFFDLFTPYLGVLEAELGQPTTPRVGRYHSIGDVSAYFTRIDAVDFALTTDDGVGEKHYQLADVILIGVSRAGKTPTCLFLGLQYGIRASNYPLAEDDFERQRLPEPLRPYANKVFGLTIDPRRLHQIRTQRRPGSNYAALERCEYEVRRAEQLFRANGIRFFDTTAASIEEIATAIVQSAHLTRRIG; translated from the coding sequence ATGGACCAGCGTTCTCGAGCGGTGTTCATCGTTTCCGACCACACCGGTCTGACCGCCGAGGCGGTGGCCCGTAGCCTGCTGGCCCATTTCGAGGGGGTGCGTTTCGAGTACTTAACGCGCCCCTTCACGGACACCGAGGCCGAGGTGCAGGCGGTGGTGGAGGAGATCAACGAGCGTTACCGCAGTGGGGGCGTGCGGCCCATCCTCTTCACCACCCTGACCAATCCCCGCCTGCTGGCGCAACTCGAGACCGCCCCTGCCCTGTTCTTCGACCTGTTCACGCCCTATCTGGGCGTGCTCGAGGCCGAGTTGGGCCAGCCCACCACCCCCCGGGTGGGCCGCTACCACAGCATCGGCGACGTGAGCGCCTACTTCACCCGTATCGACGCGGTGGACTTCGCCCTCACCACCGACGACGGGGTAGGGGAGAAGCACTACCAGCTCGCCGACGTGATCCTGATCGGGGTCTCGCGGGCGGGCAAGACCCCCACCTGCCTCTTCCTGGGCCTGCAGTACGGCATCCGCGCCTCCAACTACCCCCTGGCCGAGGACGACTTCGAGCGCCAGCGCCTGCCTGAGCCGCTGAGGCCCTACGCGAACAAGGTCTTCGGCCTGACCATCGACCCCCGGCGGCTGCACCAGATCCGCACTCAGCGCAGGCCGGGGAGCAACTACGCGGCTTTAGAGCGCTGCGAGTACGAGGTGCGGCGGGCCGAGCAGCTCTTCCGGGCCAACGGCATCCGCTTCTTCGACACCACCGCCGCCTCCATCGAGGAGATCGCCACCGCCATCGTGCAAAGCGCCCACCTGACCCGGCGCATCGGGTAG
- a CDS encoding tRNA (adenine-N1)-methyltransferase has translation MNYGEWVLLQDRRGRNYLFRLKEGGSFDTQRGSIRHEQVLGAGYGRTVATPQGEPFSVHKPTLEDYVLHMPREATPTYPKDAAAIAFLLDLAPGMRVLEAGSGSGGLTLFLARAVGPGGEVWSYESRERHQQKARHNLQAFEDWSNVTWVLGDVAELEPPAEPFDGVALDLMEPWAVLPALTPALKPDRFVVCYLPNLTQVVTLLKQLKAQALPYLHERTLEVIHREWDIRPPIAHPKFQQVGHTAFLVQLRRLVGSRER, from the coding sequence GTGAACTACGGCGAGTGGGTCCTGCTGCAGGACCGGCGCGGGCGCAATTACCTCTTCCGCCTGAAGGAGGGCGGCAGCTTCGACACCCAGCGGGGCTCCATCCGGCACGAGCAGGTCCTGGGGGCCGGATATGGCCGCACCGTCGCCACACCGCAGGGCGAGCCCTTCAGCGTGCACAAGCCCACCCTCGAGGACTACGTGCTGCACATGCCGCGCGAGGCCACCCCCACCTACCCCAAGGACGCCGCCGCCATCGCCTTCCTGCTCGACCTGGCCCCGGGGATGCGGGTGCTCGAGGCCGGCTCGGGCTCGGGCGGCCTCACCCTCTTCCTCGCCCGCGCGGTGGGCCCCGGCGGGGAGGTCTGGAGCTACGAGAGCCGCGAGCGCCACCAACAAAAGGCCCGCCACAACCTGCAAGCCTTCGAGGACTGGAGCAACGTGACGTGGGTGCTGGGCGACGTAGCCGAACTCGAGCCCCCCGCCGAACCCTTCGACGGCGTTGCCCTCGACCTGATGGAGCCCTGGGCCGTCCTCCCCGCCCTTACCCCCGCCCTCAAGCCCGACCGCTTCGTGGTGTGCTACCTGCCCAACCTCACCCAGGTGGTCACGCTGCTCAAGCAGCTCAAGGCCCAGGCCCTCCCCTACCTCCACGAGCGCACGCTCGAGGTCATCCACCGCGAGTGGGACATCCGGCCCCCCATCGCCCACCCCAAGTTTCAGCAGGTGGGCCACACCGCCTTCCTGGTGCAGTTGCGGCGGCTGGTGGGGAGTAGGGAGCGGTGA